One window of the Macaca thibetana thibetana isolate TM-01 chromosome 1, ASM2454274v1, whole genome shotgun sequence genome contains the following:
- the MAP10 gene encoding microtubule-associated protein 10 — protein sequence MAGSLSERFFSLELLVDWVRLEARLMPPPAAAVEQEEEEEEKEQGEASSPRGVCPAVAFRLLDFPTLLVYPPDGPGAPAPEPWPGVIRFGRGKSCLFRLQPATLHRRLLRTPLATLLLQLPPGRPTPTPQLLGACDISLATAARRVVGPAASGCSHRHRGRFPLHNQVGERTGDIALAYRLTDLGSRLLGQLERPLTVTPTGGGAEVSPQTQQERQQLQQPASQPSPREADRPLGELEIPEAQKDLKEMVLQSKAESDNVGSVENSKTSSVVICSSAVSGRNVSSLNEEVTELDMETNIFCPPPLYYTNLTQEKPPPAQAKITIEPQMNVPEELDGASPEKKRVNPPTDRSCLKHPSSATQEHPPVLVNPPHIQDIGATNQTCQTEQNRINTIRQLPLLNALLVELSLLYDQPVTSPAHIHPHLAWLYRNEDKKSPESSAKSTCQSESKKDKRSMGGCEKSVSLQYKKSQIENCKKDKYSEKSSGTFQKRVPKGRLLYGLTNTLRLRLKLTNPDMLVVHEKRELYRKSQSQMLGTKFRIPSSKVKLLSSAEQSQEPQLPKDEYLDSDASFTENSDTSGQISGVFDDPRTSKETKLKYATEKKTVDCSKNRINNVSLEEVVSPANSIIPERLTPTNILGGNVEMKIQSPCVFQQDAVVDRIVDKEIGIRQVKTTDNDILMADVSDNRPDKNSCYENISELKYSDDLSSPCYSEDFCTTEDTSRSKAHDSSSRTENPKHSQYTRKSSETRVSKKKASSDKSSILSPPFSAGSPVHSYRKCHISKTQDKSLEEASSISASDLSSSHWTGEKENRIDQNSMHNSQITKRGQDISVKTRSSWKSLEKSQSPRTSQVSSYLPSNVSELELNVLDSSTSDHFEEDSDDVGSLNISKQCKDICELLINKLPGYTV from the coding sequence ATGGCGGGCTCGCTGTCCGAGCGGTTCTTCTCGCTGGAGCTGCTGGTGGACTGGGTGCGTTTGGAAGCTCGGCTGATGCCGCCCCCCGCTGCCGCagtggagcaggaggaagaagaggaggaaaaggagcagGGGGAGGCCTCGTCGCCGCGCGGTGTGTGCCCCGCCGTGGCCTTCCGCCTGCTGGACTTCCCCACGCTGTTGGTTTACCCTCCTGACGGCCCTGGCGCTCCCGCCCCCGAACCGTGGCCCGGCGTGATCCGCTTCGGTCGCGGCAAGTCCTGCCTCTTCCGCCTGCAGCCTGCTACCCTGCACCGCCGGCTCCTGCGGACCCCGCTTGCCACCTTGCTGCTGCAGCTGCCCCCCGGGCGCCCGACGCCCACCCCACAGCTCCTGGGGGCCTGCGACATTTCGCTGGCCACCGCGGCCCGCAGGGTTGTGGGGCCGGCCGCCTCCGGATGCTCCCACCGTCACCGGGGACGTTTCCCCCTGCATAATCAAGTGGGCGAGCGGACTGGGGATATTGCACTGGCCTACCGCCTGACTGACCTGGGAAGCCGCCTGCTGGGCCAACTTGAGCGGCCCCTCACCGTCACCCCCACAGGAGGCGGAGCGGAGGTCAGTCCCCAAACCCAGCAGGAAAGACAGCAGCTACAGCAGCCAGCCTCACAGCCAAGCCCCAGAGAGGCTGATAGGCCGCTGGGGGAATTAGAAATCCCAGAGGCACAGAAGGATTTGAAGGAAATGGTTCTCCAAAGTAAGGCTGAATCTGATAATGTGGGTTCTGTGGAGAATAGCAAAACCAGTTCTGTTGTTATATGTTCAAGTGCTGTCAGTGGGAGAAATGTTAGCTCCCTAAATGAGGAAGTCACAGAGTTGGACATGGAGACCAATATATTTTGCCCTCCTCCTTTGTATTACACTAACTTGACCCAAGAAAAACCGCCCCCTGCACAGGCTAAAATCACCATTGAGCCTCAAATGAATGTACCTGAGGAATTGGATGGTGCTTCTCCTGAAAAAAAGCGTGTAAATCCCCCAACAGACAGGAGTTGTCTAAAACATCCAAGTTCTGCAACACAAGAGCATCCTCCAGTGCTTGTAAATCCTCCACATATTCAGGATATAGGAGCAACTAATCAAACATGTCAAACTGAACAAAATAGAATTAATACAATAAGGCAGTTGCCTTTGTTAAATGCTTTGTTAGTTGAGTTGTCGTTGTTGTATGACCAACCTGTGACAAGTCCTGCTCATATACATCCTCACCTAGCCTGGTTATACAGGAATGAGGATAAGAAGTCACCCGAATCTTCTGCCAAATCCACATGCCAGTCTGAATCCAAGAAGGATAAGCGTTCTATGGGGGGATGTGAGAAGTCAGTGAGTCTTCAGTATAAAAAGAGCCAAATTGAAAACTGtaagaaagataaatattctGAAAAGAGCAGTGGTACCTTCCAAAAAAGAGTTCCAAAAGGGAGGCTACTTTATGGCTTAACAAATACATTAAGACTACGTTTAAAGCTGACAAATCCTGATATGTTGGTGGTACATGAAAAAAGAGAACTATATAGAAAATCACAGTCACAAATGTTGGGTACAAAATTCAGAATTCCATCATCCAAAGTTAAACTATTAAGCTCTGCAGAACAAAGTCAGGAGCCACAGCTGCCTAAAGATGAGTATTTAGATTCAGATGCATCTTTTACTGAAAATAGTGATACCTCAGGACAAATCAGTGGAGTTTTTGATGATCCCAGAACAAGTAAAGAAACTAAACTGAAATATGCAACTGAAAAAAAGACAGTTGATTGTAGTAAAAATAGAATCAATAATGTTTCATTGGAAGAAGTTGTGAGTCCTGCAAATTCCATTATTCCAGAAAGGCTCACCCCTACAAATATTTTGGGAGGAAATGTGGAAATGAAAATCCAAAGTCCGTGTGTTTTCCAACAGGATGCTGTTGTTGACAGAATTGTAGATAAAGAAATAGGTATTAGACAAGTCAAAACCACAGATAATGACATTCTTATGGCTGATGTAAGTGACAATAGACCAGATAAGAATAGTTGCTATGAAAACATCTCAGAACTAAAGTATTCGGATGACTTGTCTAGCCCTTGCTATTCTGAAGATTTCTGTACCACTGAGGACACCAGCAGAAGTAAAGCTCATGATAGCAGTTCAAGGACAGAAAATCCAAAACATAGTCAATATACAAGGAAGTCTAGTGAAACAAGAGTGTCCAAAAAGAAAGCTAGTAGTGACAAGAGTTCTATCCTTAGCCCACCTTTTTCAGCTGGGTCACCTGTCCACTCATACAGAAAATGTCATATTTCAAAGACTCAGGATAAAAGTTTGGAGGAAGCATCTAGCATCTCGGCTAGTGATTTATCTTCATCACATTGGACTGGCGAGAAAGAAAACCGGATAGATCAAAACAGTATGCACAATTCTCAAATTACAAAGAGAGGTCAAGACATCTCTGTTAAAACCAGAAGTAGTTGGAAATCTTTAGAAAAAAGCCAGTCACCACGAACATCCCAAGTGAGTTCTTACCTGCCTTCAAATGTGTCCGAACTAGAACTTAATGTCCTGGATAGCAGTACATCAGATCACTTTGAAGAAGACAGTGATGATGTTGGTTCACTAAATATTTCCAAGCAATGCAAAGATATTTgtgaattattaataaataaacttCCAGGATACACAGTGTAA